A window of Salmo trutta chromosome 5, fSalTru1.1, whole genome shotgun sequence contains these coding sequences:
- the LOC115194898 gene encoding lecithin retinol acyltransferase produces MLDSLTLLLEKVFFLTHLNVFNHFRTRLFFPDTQREREKKIVTNPCEKEEVPDPSVDTALPDSLYQRGDLLEVPRTLFTHFGIYLGDNRVAHLIPDILPLFTTDKRFIQVTVTNKRLVLGVLSKSASIRVDTVEDFAYGASILLNVMDTTVQKRPLDSEEIARRAEEMVGKIPYSLLWNNCEHFVTYCRYGSAISIQTDKFCDWLKSIIRDHRSVPLTAFLGILSVLFLGMSPYTMLPTLLVPFTLWMAG; encoded by the exons ATGTTGGATTCGCTCACATTACTCCTGGAAAAAGTATTCTTCCTCACTCACCTCAATGTCTTCAATCACTTCAGGACCCGTCTGTTTTttccagacacacagagagagagggagaagaagataGTTACAAATCCCTGCGAGAAAGAGGAGGTCCCCGATCCCTCCGTCGACACCGCACTCCCAGACTCCCTATACCAGCGGGGAGACTTGTTAGAAGTTCCCCGGACTCTATTCACTCATTTCGGTATCTATTTAGGGGACAACCGGGTGGCACATCTAATTCCGGATATTTTGCCACTTTTTACGACGGACAAGCGTTTCATTCAGGTGACGGTAACTAACAAACGTTTAGTTCTCGGCGTCCTCTCCAAAAGCGCCAGCATCCGGGTGGATACTGTTGAGGATTTTGCCTACGGCGCGTCAATTTTACTTAACGTTATGGACACTACCGTGCAGAAACGACCGTTGGATAGCGAAGAGATTGCGAGGAGAGCGGAGGAAATGGTTGGGAAGATACCTTACAGTTTGCTGTGGAATAACTGTGAACATTTCGTTACTTACTGCCGGTACGGCAGCGCAATCAGCATTCAGACAGACAAG TTCTGTGATTGGCTGAAATCTATCATCCGGGATCATAGGAGTGTTCCGTTGACGGCGTTCCTGGGAATTCTGTCTGTTCTCTTTCTGGGAATGTCTCCTTACACCATGCTTCCCACTCTCCTCGTCCCCTTCACCCTCTGGATGGCAGGCTGA
- the LOC115193434 gene encoding lecithin retinol acyltransferase, giving the protein MFPLTLLGLLFITAQTDDKKKKGKNQATTKEETPSKYDSMFQRGDLLEVPRTLFTHFGIYLGGGRVAHLIPDILPVLSDDEEAIREMVTNNRLILGVIAKCASVRVDTVEDFAYGSEIIVNPMDKVCSRPPLKGEEVADRAEKLQGSTAYSLLWYNCEHYVMYCRYGTCMSFQTFQFCKTVKKFILSQKSAKVTAVLGPVLVLYLEVVSLYSALVIVLVPFIIWMAS; this is encoded by the exons ATGTTTCCTCTCACACTCCTCGGCCTGCTGTTCATCACCGCACAAACAGACGACAAGAAAAAGAAGGGAAAAAACCAGGCGACAACCAAAGAGGAAACTCCATCGAAGTATGATTCCATGTTCCAGAGAGGGGACCTGCTGGAG gTACCCCGGACGTTGTTCACTCACTTTGGGATCTACCTGGGCGGTGGCCGGGTAGCTCACCTGATACCTGACATACTACCTGTGTTGTCAGATGATGAGGAGGCGATCAGAGAGATGGTCACCAATAACAGACTGATACTGGGGGTCATCGCTAAG tgTGCCAGTGTGAGGGTGGACACTGTGGAAGACTTTGCCTACGGCTCAGAGATTATTGTGAACCCCATGGATAAG gTGTGCAGTCGCCCCCCACTGAAAGGAGAGGAAGTGGCTGACAGGGCAGAGAAGCTCCAGGGCTCCACAGCCTACAGCCTCCTGTGGTATAATTGTGAACACTACGTCATGTACTGTCGATACGGCACCTGCATGAGCTTCCAAACCTTCCAG ttctgtaAGACAGTGAAGAAGTTCATTCTGAGCCAGAAGAGTGCCAAGGTGACAGCGGTGTTAGGCCCAGTACTAGTGCTCTATCTGGAGGTAGTGTCTCTCTACTCAGCCCTGGTCATTGTCCTGGTTCCCTTCATTATCTGGATGGCCTCTTAG